A window of Gemmatimonadota bacterium contains these coding sequences:
- a CDS encoding phytanoyl-CoA dioxygenase family protein: protein MTMESGPTPAEWKQWEEEGYLVFEDAIRGEMLDRLQNAFDLWAAACKEEWLDRIARGEAAATFYDIPNTLEKDDVFIDILDQPRYFQYVKAFAGDDVIVIGEQVRTAPLWPTSYTGWHPDVPHSHPLHIKVQVYVNDVEPGGGEFAFVPGSHRPDAGPYHRVKNLAAMPGHKRFAGKAGTAIMFNTYGWHVAMENDTRTPRKSIILIYEKRTPDRIAEDRFASIANSLDTPDRQRLFGLA from the coding sequence ATGACTATGGAATCCGGCCCCACCCCGGCGGAATGGAAACAGTGGGAGGAAGAGGGTTATCTCGTCTTCGAGGACGCGATCCGGGGAGAGATGCTGGACCGCCTCCAGAACGCCTTCGACCTCTGGGCCGCCGCCTGCAAGGAGGAATGGCTCGACCGGATTGCCCGTGGCGAAGCCGCGGCGACTTTCTACGATATACCGAACACCCTCGAGAAAGACGATGTGTTCATCGACATTCTCGATCAGCCCCGGTACTTCCAGTACGTGAAGGCGTTCGCGGGGGACGACGTAATCGTGATCGGCGAGCAGGTCAGGACCGCCCCGCTCTGGCCCACGAGCTACACGGGTTGGCATCCCGACGTTCCGCACAGCCACCCGCTTCACATCAAGGTACAGGTCTACGTGAACGACGTGGAACCCGGCGGGGGCGAATTCGCCTTCGTGCCCGGCAGCCACCGGCCGGACGCGGGACCCTATCACCGCGTGAAGAACCTGGCGGCCATGCCCGGTCACAAGCGGTTCGCCGGCAAGGCCGGCACGGCGATCATGTTCAATACCTACGGCTGGCATGTCGCCATGGAGAATGACACGCGAACGCCCCGTAAATCGATTATCCTCATCTACGAAAAACGCACGCCGGATCGCATCGCCGAGGACCGGTTCGCATCCATTGCTAACTCGCTGGACACGCCGGACCGACAGCGGCTTTTCGGATTGGCCTAG
- a CDS encoding dTDP-4-keto-6-deoxy-D-glucose epimerase, whose amino-acid sequence MKIEAVESLAIPELKVIRFGRFRDDRGYFTESYRLGDLTRNPETAFLRDVRFLQINESFSRAGVVRGLHFQWNPHMGKLVRAVRGRVVDLALDIRLGSPTLGRIVARDISADPDADHAEWIWVPPGFAHGFFCPTDCILEYLCSGEYSPGDEAGISPMAHDLDWSLCDRALKRAFDEMIPGDAILSEKDRDAYSMSGWLADERSSNFTY is encoded by the coding sequence ATGAAGATCGAAGCCGTGGAATCCCTCGCGATCCCCGAGCTGAAAGTGATTCGCTTCGGCCGCTTCAGGGATGACCGTGGGTACTTCACCGAATCCTACCGGCTGGGGGACCTTACGCGCAACCCGGAGACCGCGTTTCTTCGTGATGTCCGGTTTCTGCAGATCAACGAGAGTTTCTCTCGCGCCGGCGTCGTCCGAGGCCTCCATTTCCAGTGGAACCCCCACATGGGAAAGCTGGTCCGCGCCGTCAGGGGCCGTGTCGTGGATCTGGCGCTGGATATCCGGCTGGGGTCGCCCACGCTGGGCAGGATCGTGGCCCGGGACATCTCGGCGGATCCCGACGCGGACCACGCCGAGTGGATCTGGGTGCCGCCGGGATTCGCCCACGGCTTCTTCTGCCCGACCGACTGCATTCTGGAGTACCTGTGCAGCGGGGAGTACAGCCCCGGCGACGAGGCCGGCATCTCGCCAATGGCTCACGATCTGGACTGGTCGCTTTGCGATCGCGCGTTGAAGCGCGCCTTCGACGAGATGATCCCTGGAGATGCCATCCTGTCCGAAAAGGACCGGGACGCGTATTCCATGAGCGGCTGGCTTGCGGATGAAAGGTCCTCTAACTTTACGTACTGA
- a CDS encoding amidohydrolase, whose translation MSPWRMTRERPVNRLSSSTKNARRIASPRTGSHPLLTRWTRRTDSGFSDWPRSRDTMPRIDAHGHVFAKVTREFPRETGGNTPPDREETVEKLMTYMAASDIDQAMIVQMGGATPAHHAYVLHCLRTYPDRFLGIGLIPEEVFPSPQEHMDRLTDGTGIVGFRLGLVGGPRDPFESVDVRTLRTYPIWKHAAEKDLVLWMYVRATDAHLIAYLVDAFPQVRVVLNHMGICPGEGKGSHDRWGRPQIDTPSYNPAFHTTIRLCKYDNVTTKLSGHYAFSKEPFPYPDLEGWNRALLTSFGADRLMWATDFPWIYEEPGYDKLTKLVDEAMPNIKPHEYEAIMGGTAKRFLRFPDLK comes from the coding sequence ATGTCGCCATGGAGAATGACACGCGAACGCCCCGTAAATCGATTATCCTCATCTACGAAAAACGCACGCCGGATCGCATCGCCGAGGACCGGTTCGCATCCATTGCTAACTCGCTGGACACGCCGGACCGACAGCGGCTTTTCGGATTGGCCTAGATCAAGAGATACCATGCCGCGCATCGATGCCCATGGCCATGTTTTTGCGAAGGTCACCCGGGAATTCCCGCGGGAAACGGGCGGGAACACGCCGCCGGACCGGGAAGAAACGGTCGAGAAGCTGATGACCTACATGGCCGCCAGTGATATAGACCAGGCCATGATCGTCCAGATGGGCGGCGCGACCCCGGCCCACCACGCTTACGTACTGCACTGCCTCAGGACCTATCCCGATCGGTTCCTGGGCATCGGCCTGATCCCGGAGGAGGTTTTCCCCTCGCCGCAGGAGCACATGGACCGGTTGACGGACGGCACGGGCATCGTAGGGTTCCGCCTTGGACTGGTCGGCGGTCCGAGGGACCCCTTCGAAAGTGTGGACGTCCGTACCCTGCGAACCTATCCGATCTGGAAACACGCGGCGGAGAAAGACCTCGTACTCTGGATGTATGTCCGCGCGACGGACGCCCACCTGATCGCCTACCTGGTGGACGCTTTTCCCCAGGTGCGGGTGGTGCTCAACCACATGGGTATCTGCCCCGGAGAAGGAAAGGGCAGCCACGACCGGTGGGGCCGGCCCCAGATCGACACGCCGTCGTACAATCCCGCCTTCCACACCACCATCCGCCTCTGCAAATACGATAACGTGACGACGAAGTTGTCGGGCCATTACGCCTTCAGCAAGGAACCCTTCCCCTATCCGGACCTGGAGGGATGGAACAGGGCACTGCTCACGTCCTTTGGCGCGGACCGCCTCATGTGGGCGACCGACTTCCCGTGGATCTACGAAGAACCCGGATACGACAAGCTGA